The following are encoded together in the Robertmurraya sp. FSL R5-0851 genome:
- a CDS encoding SpoIIE family protein phosphatase: MDFRELMEAKYRHILEKYINDPSEQVLYQGQKFSRKSIEHRISPEEIISLHKTLMNEMYPELPEEVSLSFDMLLEVMLGYGLAYRELQSLRHKQQELRTEMEIAANVQQTLLGTHVPSVPWLDIGAISVPAKHMNGDYYHFVQDETNNISIAIADVIGKGIPAALCMSMIKYAMDSQPDNQQEPSKVLENLNRVVEQNVDPSMFITMFYGVYHPIEHTFAYSSAGHEPGFLYRAQSGEFTEIEAKGLLLGVEKRTKYLQYEQAINVGDMIILMSDGVTECRSEEGFVEKETLISYINKYIHLPVQEIVTNIYKELEKLQHFQLRDDFTLIILKRKV; encoded by the coding sequence ATGGATTTCCGAGAATTGATGGAGGCAAAATACCGGCACATACTTGAAAAATACATAAACGACCCTTCTGAACAAGTGTTGTATCAGGGCCAAAAGTTCAGTAGAAAGTCTATTGAGCATCGAATCTCCCCTGAGGAAATCATCAGTTTACATAAAACTCTTATGAATGAAATGTATCCAGAGTTACCAGAAGAAGTATCGCTCTCCTTTGATATGTTACTAGAAGTGATGTTAGGCTACGGTCTTGCTTATAGAGAGCTTCAAAGCTTGCGCCATAAGCAGCAGGAACTAAGAACGGAAATGGAGATTGCTGCAAATGTACAACAAACCTTATTAGGAACCCATGTCCCTTCTGTGCCTTGGCTGGATATAGGTGCTATTAGTGTTCCTGCCAAGCATATGAATGGAGATTATTATCACTTTGTTCAAGATGAAACAAATAATATAAGTATAGCTATTGCAGATGTCATTGGGAAAGGAATCCCGGCAGCATTGTGTATGTCCATGATCAAATATGCGATGGACAGTCAACCGGATAATCAACAAGAACCGAGTAAAGTATTAGAAAATCTAAATCGGGTCGTTGAACAAAATGTGGATCCTAGTATGTTTATTACTATGTTCTATGGTGTGTATCATCCAATCGAGCATACATTTGCCTATTCTTCCGCTGGACATGAGCCGGGCTTTCTTTACCGTGCGCAATCGGGAGAATTCACTGAAATTGAGGCAAAGGGTTTGCTGTTAGGAGTAGAGAAGCGGACGAAATATCTGCAGTATGAACAAGCCATAAATGTTGGAGACATGATTATCTTGATGTCAGATGGTGTGACAGAATGTCGCTCAGAAGAAGGGTTTGTCGAAAAAGAAACCTTAATCTCGTATATAAATAAATATATCCATTTGCCTGTACAGGAGATTGTAACCAACATATATAAAGAGCTAGAAAAGCTCCAACACTTTCAATTGCGAGATGATTTTACTTTAATAATCTTGAAAAGAAAGGTTTAA
- the ndoA gene encoding type II toxin-antitoxin system endoribonuclease NdoA — protein sequence MIVKRGDVYFADLSPVVGSEQGGVRPVLVIQNDIGNRFSPTVIIAAITAQIQKAKLPTHVEIDAKRYGFERDSVILLEQIRTIDKQRLTDKITHLDDEMMEKVDEALQISLGLIEF from the coding sequence TTGATTGTCAAACGTGGTGACGTTTATTTTGCAGACCTATCCCCAGTTGTTGGTTCCGAGCAAGGTGGCGTTCGTCCAGTTCTTGTGATCCAAAACGATATCGGGAATCGGTTCAGTCCCACAGTGATTATTGCAGCCATTACAGCTCAAATTCAGAAAGCGAAACTGCCTACTCACGTTGAAATTGATGCGAAACGCTATGGTTTCGAACGAGATTCAGTTATCCTGTTGGAACAAATTCGTACAATTGATAAACAACGTCTGACCGATAAGATCACTCATCTCGATGACGAAATGATGGAGAAAGTGGACGAAGCTTTACAAATTAGCCTAGGTCTTATTGAATTCTAA
- a CDS encoding RsbT co-antagonist protein RsbRA, with translation MNKAIEQYIQTNREEILTKWIESMKEKSDERVLKVVSDQVFVGTSREFIDLIVSNLKDSDEKYSEKLVEFAEKVVRLAWPLTFVTDGLREFARIAFEGMNASGHVNEENRMEIIYDFDNWISPMTNEIVNVYSSTWERTVSLQKIALQELSAPLIPVFDGISVMPLVGTIDTERAKQIMESLLNGVVRNRSEVVLIDITGVPVVDTMVAHHIIQAADAVRLVGAKCMLVGIRPEIAQTIVNLGINLNQITTKNTLKKGIESALEIMNKKIISTGGEN, from the coding sequence ATGAACAAAGCTATTGAACAGTATATTCAAACGAATCGGGAAGAGATATTAACAAAGTGGATTGAGAGCATGAAGGAAAAATCAGATGAGCGGGTTCTGAAGGTGGTTTCTGACCAAGTATTCGTAGGGACAAGCCGAGAGTTCATTGATCTAATTGTTTCTAATCTAAAAGATTCTGATGAAAAGTATAGTGAAAAGCTTGTAGAGTTTGCTGAAAAAGTAGTTAGACTTGCGTGGCCTTTAACCTTTGTTACTGACGGATTACGGGAATTTGCAAGAATTGCTTTTGAAGGAATGAATGCATCAGGTCATGTAAATGAAGAAAATCGTATGGAAATCATTTATGACTTTGATAACTGGATAAGTCCAATGACAAATGAGATTGTTAATGTATATTCCTCGACTTGGGAGCGAACAGTTTCACTTCAAAAAATTGCTCTTCAAGAATTGTCCGCTCCTTTAATTCCCGTGTTTGATGGCATTTCTGTCATGCCTCTTGTTGGGACGATAGATACGGAGAGGGCAAAACAGATTATGGAAAGCTTGTTAAATGGAGTGGTAAGAAATCGTTCAGAAGTTGTTCTTATAGATATTACGGGTGTTCCGGTTGTAGATACAATGGTCGCTCATCATATTATTCAAGCTGCCGATGCAGTTAGACTAGTTGGGGCCAAGTGTATGTTAGTAGGGATTCGTCCAGAAATAGCACAGACAATCGTCAATCTTGGGATTAATTTAAATCAAATTACAACAAAAAATACACTGAAAAAGGGCATTGAGTCTGCTCTTGAAATTATGAATAAAAAGATTATCAGCACGGGGGGAGAAAATTGA
- a CDS encoding LolA family protein gives MRKKLLLLFAGLMAVLMLAACGSKSQEDVVKDLTGKVESLKGYKADATMTLQMGTEPQTYDVQIWHKAPTYYRVNLKNAQKDQSQMILRNDDGVFVLTPALNKSFRFQSDWPENSSQAYLYESLIEDIIADKEAKFSATKEHYVFETKTRYQNNKMLPYQEITFKKDLTPVSVKVMDPDRKALVTVEFTNVKFDASFDAKDFDMAKNMTGAQLEVPVMSNVKDEAFTVMYPTEEIAGVDLIEEKEVKTENGKRVILTYDGEKSFTLVQEKAIVAEASVTSTTVSGEPIDLGFTIGAMSGNTISWTYQGVDYMLASNDLSEEEMAMLARSVQVQGDISK, from the coding sequence ATGAGGAAGAAATTATTATTGCTATTCGCCGGGCTAATGGCAGTACTTATGTTAGCCGCCTGTGGATCTAAATCACAAGAAGATGTGGTGAAGGATTTAACCGGGAAGGTTGAAAGTTTGAAAGGTTATAAGGCGGATGCCACCATGACTTTGCAAATGGGAACTGAGCCTCAGACGTATGATGTGCAAATTTGGCACAAAGCTCCTACTTACTATCGAGTAAATTTAAAGAATGCTCAAAAAGACCAAAGTCAAATGATTTTACGTAATGATGACGGTGTGTTTGTATTAACACCAGCCCTTAATAAGAGCTTCCGCTTCCAAAGCGATTGGCCGGAAAATAGCAGCCAGGCGTATTTGTATGAATCACTGATTGAAGATATTATTGCTGATAAGGAAGCAAAGTTTAGTGCGACTAAGGAGCATTATGTATTTGAAACAAAGACTAGATATCAAAACAACAAGATGCTGCCTTACCAAGAGATTACGTTTAAAAAGGATTTAACACCAGTTAGCGTAAAAGTAATGGATCCTGACCGAAAGGCATTAGTAACTGTCGAATTTACAAATGTTAAATTTGATGCTAGCTTTGATGCGAAGGATTTTGATATGGCTAAAAATATGACAGGTGCCCAGCTTGAAGTTCCTGTTATGTCAAATGTAAAAGATGAAGCGTTCACGGTGATGTATCCAACAGAAGAGATTGCTGGTGTGGACTTAATCGAAGAAAAAGAAGTGAAAACTGAGAATGGAAAACGTGTGATTTTAACATATGATGGTGAAAAGAGCTTCACGCTTGTACAGGAAAAAGCCATTGTTGCCGAAGCGTCGGTTACATCAACAACAGTTTCTGGTGAACCGATTGACCTTGGTTTCACAATTGGTGCTATGTCAGGAAATACCATTTCATGGACGTATCAAGGGGTAGATTACATGCTTGCCTCCAATGACTTATCCGAAGAAGAAATGGCTATGTTAGCTAGATCGGTTCAAGTGCAAGGGGATATAAGTAAATAA
- the acpS gene encoding holo-ACP synthase, whose product MISGIGIDIVELSRIEELSARQSKFVDRILTPREKDKYHTYHGKRKTEYLAGRFAAKEAFSKAVGTGIGESLSFLDIEIQSNEKGQPMIIKPFSQGVYLSISHSKEYAVAQVVIEKNK is encoded by the coding sequence TTGATTTCGGGAATAGGTATTGATATCGTTGAGCTTTCTCGAATTGAGGAGCTCAGTGCAAGGCAAAGTAAGTTTGTCGATCGAATTTTAACACCTAGAGAAAAAGATAAATATCATACATATCATGGGAAAAGGAAAACGGAATACTTAGCAGGGCGTTTCGCTGCAAAGGAAGCCTTTTCTAAAGCAGTTGGAACGGGTATTGGTGAAAGTTTATCATTTTTGGATATCGAAATTCAGTCGAATGAAAAAGGGCAGCCAATGATTATAAAACCCTTTAGTCAAGGTGTATACCTATCCATTTCACATAGTAAAGAGTATGCGGTTGCGCAAGTGGTGATTGAAAAAAATAAATAG
- a CDS encoding STAS domain-containing protein, whose product MRIPILKLHNCLLVSIQWELDDQTALQFQEDLLHKIHETSANGVVIDITSIDFIDSFIAKVLGDVINMSKLMGAKVVITGIQPAVAITLIELGIGLDDVLTALDLEKGLEKLHQELGE is encoded by the coding sequence TTGAGGATACCCATTCTAAAATTACACAATTGCTTACTAGTATCAATTCAATGGGAATTGGACGATCAAACGGCCCTTCAATTTCAGGAAGATTTGCTTCATAAAATACACGAAACGAGCGCTAATGGTGTTGTAATTGATATCACTTCCATTGATTTTATTGATTCCTTCATCGCGAAGGTGCTTGGTGATGTAATTAATATGTCTAAACTTATGGGTGCTAAAGTTGTCATTACAGGTATTCAGCCAGCGGTGGCGATTACTCTTATTGAATTAGGAATTGGTTTAGATGATGTCCTAACAGCTTTGGATCTAGAAAAAGGTTTGGAGAAATTACATCAGGAATTGGGGGAATAA
- a CDS encoding CopG family ribbon-helix-helix protein: MSESSATTEIMVKLPQHLLTELDGFVKQENVNRSEFIYQATKMYLRERKKRQIRESMRRGYMEMAKINLTIASEAFQAEYEAEHTVERLVSGG, from the coding sequence GTGTCTGAGTCCAGCGCAACAACAGAAATTATGGTGAAATTACCGCAACATCTTTTAACCGAATTGGATGGTTTTGTGAAACAGGAGAATGTGAACAGAAGCGAATTCATTTATCAAGCTACTAAAATGTACTTGCGTGAGCGGAAAAAGAGACAAATTCGTGAATCCATGCGAAGAGGCTACATGGAGATGGCGAAGATCAACTTAACGATTGCTTCAGAAGCGTTTCAAGCAGAGTATGAGGCAGAACATACAGTTGAACGTCTAGTAAGTGGGGGATAA
- a CDS encoding anti-sigma factor antagonist: MNIKLDITECDGRVAVSVTGEIDVYTAPKLRETLFPLSERNGVNMIINLSGVEYMDSTGLGVFVGTFKNVRSSNGEFQLVGLSDRLKRLFEITGLADIMNISQIEGEPK; the protein is encoded by the coding sequence ATGAACATAAAGTTAGATATCACGGAATGTGATGGTCGTGTTGCTGTCAGTGTAACAGGTGAAATTGATGTTTATACGGCACCGAAGCTAAGAGAAACCCTGTTTCCTCTGTCTGAGAGAAACGGAGTGAACATGATTATTAATCTTTCTGGAGTAGAATATATGGATAGCACAGGCTTAGGGGTATTTGTGGGGACGTTTAAAAATGTGCGCTCAAGCAATGGGGAATTTCAGTTAGTTGGACTTTCTGATCGGTTAAAGAGGCTTTTTGAGATCACCGGACTAGCTGATATTATGAATATTAGCCAGATTGAGGGTGAACCAAAATGA
- a CDS encoding rhomboid family intramembrane serine protease codes for MFIRTESFKDFTRYYPIITGIVFIHIVLYLLIVLPFFPGGLIFERLAGVNLYIMEGELWRLVTPIFLHSGFPHLLFNSFSLVLFGPGLEHILGRKSFITLYLSTGILANLATLFLKPLTYTHVGSSGAIFGLFGIYLAMIFFRKEMLSRENTQVVLAIVVIGVIMTFVNANVNVTAHIFGLLAGLILGSFAIERGRELTSSFQRITKRTLHSSGGPKKWSPTSIMLAVLIFLALIGLLSR; via the coding sequence ATGTTTATCCGAACGGAGAGCTTCAAAGATTTTACCCGTTATTACCCCATTATAACCGGTATTGTCTTTATTCATATTGTTTTGTACTTGCTTATTGTTCTTCCCTTCTTTCCGGGTGGTCTGATTTTTGAAAGGTTAGCTGGTGTAAATCTTTATATTATGGAAGGGGAACTTTGGAGGTTGGTGACTCCTATCTTCCTTCATAGTGGGTTTCCACATCTTCTATTTAACAGCTTTTCCCTTGTGTTGTTTGGTCCAGGTCTCGAGCATATCCTTGGTAGAAAAAGCTTTATCACCCTTTATTTATCAACAGGAATTCTCGCAAATCTTGCTACCTTATTTTTAAAACCATTAACCTACACACATGTCGGGTCAAGTGGAGCCATTTTTGGATTGTTTGGCATTTACTTAGCGATGATCTTTTTTCGGAAGGAAATGCTTTCTCGTGAAAACACACAGGTGGTGTTAGCCATTGTCGTAATAGGTGTGATTATGACATTCGTTAACGCAAACGTAAATGTGACCGCTCATATTTTCGGTCTTCTTGCCGGTCTTATTCTTGGCTCCTTTGCCATTGAACGCGGAAGAGAGCTTACCTCCTCCTTTCAGAGAATCACCAAAAGAACACTCCATTCCTCGGGCGGTCCTAAAAAATGGAGCCCCACGTCCATTATGCTTGCCGTGCTCATTTTCTTAGCCCTAATTGGATTACTAAGTAGATAA
- a CDS encoding PH domain-containing protein, which translates to MNEPQKRISDKALSVWRITGAMTSVSVMLMAGGVIWLSNVFSWPAWVVIAAVAAIILHVYLYVYLFPLLRWKRWRYEVREQEIELQQGVFVVKRTLVPMIRVQHVDTRQGPLLKKYGLATVDVSTAATVHEIPALPMEEAEELRQFISRLARVADEDV; encoded by the coding sequence ATGAATGAACCGCAGAAACGAATTTCAGACAAGGCCCTTTCGGTGTGGCGAATAACAGGAGCAATGACCTCAGTCAGCGTAATGTTGATGGCAGGGGGAGTGATTTGGCTATCCAATGTATTTTCATGGCCTGCTTGGGTTGTAATAGCTGCTGTTGCAGCAATCATTCTTCATGTTTATTTATATGTGTACCTATTTCCTTTATTGCGTTGGAAAAGGTGGCGCTATGAGGTGAGAGAGCAGGAAATTGAACTTCAGCAAGGTGTGTTTGTGGTAAAGAGAACGCTTGTCCCAATGATCAGGGTGCAACATGTTGATACAAGACAAGGACCGCTTTTGAAAAAATACGGACTTGCTACTGTGGATGTATCTACAGCGGCAACCGTACACGAAATTCCTGCGCTTCCGATGGAGGAGGCAGAGGAGCTGCGTCAATTTATTTCAAGATTAGCAAGGGTGGCGGATGAAGATGTCTAA
- the rsbW gene encoding anti-sigma B factor RsbW: MKEVCDYIEMKIPAKPEYVGVIRLTLSAIASRMGFSFDEIEDLKIATSEAITNAVQHAYKTGKLGEVAVGFGSYGDRLEVIVADSGKSFDFQSAREKVGPYRGNEPVEFMREGGLGLYLIETLMDEVVIHQNEGVTVFMTKYLEGEQVERNAEQIST; this comes from the coding sequence ATGAAAGAAGTTTGTGACTACATTGAAATGAAAATCCCTGCTAAGCCAGAATACGTAGGTGTGATTCGATTAACATTATCTGCCATTGCCAGTCGGATGGGCTTTTCATTCGATGAAATTGAAGATTTGAAAATTGCTACAAGTGAAGCCATAACAAATGCTGTTCAGCATGCCTACAAAACTGGAAAACTTGGAGAGGTTGCAGTAGGTTTTGGATCATATGGCGATCGACTCGAAGTGATCGTGGCTGACAGTGGAAAGAGTTTCGATTTTCAATCGGCTCGAGAAAAAGTAGGTCCTTATCGTGGGAATGAACCAGTTGAGTTTATGCGTGAAGGAGGCCTTGGGCTTTACTTGATAGAAACGCTGATGGATGAAGTGGTCATTCATCAGAATGAGGGTGTGACGGTTTTTATGACCAAATACCTAGAAGGGGAGCAGGTGGAGAGGAATGCAGAACAAATCTCAACCTAA
- a CDS encoding PH domain-containing protein, which translates to MSNSKRLHPIAAVTNFFKQLKELIVPFVAFFVFGTKASEGDLWFFMGSIVVVILVLGIGVLNWLRFSYRLEEGELRMEYGLLVRKKRYIPFDRIQSLDFSEGILHRPFGLVKVKVETAGPSGASDAEAVLTAITKEEANRIQEIIAQAKSKLVEDTLDIEVERIEERAEEKVIYQISSKELLLLATTSGGVGVVLSAMVAFLSQLDDLIPYESAYREVERVVSNGIVIVSVLVFIGFLLAWVVALVGTMVKFAQFTVKKTEREIIISRGLLEKRQITIPLNRIQAVRISENILRQPFGLCSVYLISAGGSVRNTEGSKVLLLPAVKKAQVAHILQEHLPILATKQPFNKPPKRSLPRYLFRGALMVVPLVITAIAIFKLWGLLSIMLFLFSSAWSYVIYKDAGWSIEGQQLNIQYRGFIKHTLFMKKNNVQSVSYKESFFQRRKNLATMTSLIKSGMGAIGGTIVDIEKEEAREIYHWYSHSQKAPF; encoded by the coding sequence ATGTCTAATTCGAAGCGACTTCATCCTATAGCGGCAGTCACGAATTTTTTCAAGCAACTTAAAGAGCTAATCGTTCCGTTTGTAGCTTTCTTTGTGTTTGGAACAAAGGCTTCAGAAGGTGATCTTTGGTTTTTTATGGGTTCAATTGTCGTCGTCATTTTGGTACTCGGAATTGGCGTATTAAATTGGCTGCGCTTTTCCTATCGATTGGAAGAAGGGGAGCTGCGAATGGAGTATGGCCTGCTCGTAAGGAAGAAAAGGTATATTCCATTTGATCGCATTCAAAGTCTGGATTTCTCTGAGGGAATCCTTCACCGGCCATTTGGTCTTGTGAAGGTGAAGGTAGAAACAGCTGGACCAAGTGGTGCATCGGATGCGGAGGCGGTTTTAACCGCCATAACAAAGGAAGAAGCGAATCGGATTCAAGAAATTATCGCTCAAGCGAAGAGTAAGCTTGTTGAAGATACTTTGGATATCGAAGTTGAGCGCATAGAAGAACGTGCGGAGGAAAAGGTTATTTATCAAATTTCCTCTAAAGAACTTCTGTTGTTAGCGACTACCTCTGGAGGGGTGGGGGTGGTTCTTTCTGCCATGGTCGCATTTTTGTCTCAACTGGATGATCTGATCCCGTATGAAAGTGCCTATCGAGAAGTAGAGAGGGTGGTTTCAAATGGTATCGTCATCGTATCTGTGCTTGTCTTTATAGGGTTCTTACTCGCTTGGGTGGTCGCATTAGTTGGAACGATGGTGAAATTCGCTCAATTTACGGTGAAGAAAACAGAGAGAGAGATCATCATATCTAGGGGCTTGTTAGAAAAGAGACAAATCACCATTCCGTTGAATCGAATTCAAGCCGTTCGCATTTCTGAAAACATTCTGAGACAGCCCTTTGGACTATGTTCCGTTTATCTTATAAGTGCAGGTGGGTCTGTAAGGAATACAGAGGGATCGAAGGTGCTATTATTACCGGCTGTGAAGAAAGCGCAGGTTGCTCATATCCTTCAGGAGCATCTTCCGATTTTAGCTACAAAGCAGCCATTTAATAAGCCGCCGAAACGTTCGCTTCCAAGGTATTTGTTCCGGGGAGCCTTGATGGTGGTTCCATTGGTGATAACTGCTATAGCCATTTTTAAGCTATGGGGCTTACTGTCAATCATGCTTTTCTTGTTCTCTAGTGCCTGGTCATATGTAATCTATAAAGATGCGGGCTGGAGTATCGAGGGGCAGCAGCTAAATATCCAGTATAGAGGCTTTATTAAGCATACTCTATTTATGAAAAAGAATAATGTTCAATCGGTTTCTTATAAAGAAAGTTTCTTTCAAAGAAGAAAGAATCTAGCTACGATGACAAGTCTCATTAAATCGGGGATGGGAGCCATCGGAGGGACGATTGTTGATATTGAAAAAGAGGAAGCTAGGGAGATTTATCACTGGTATTCTCATAGCCAAAAAGCGCCTTTTTGA
- the alr gene encoding alanine racemase — MSHNTLFYRDTWAEVHLDKIMYNVSQLKKLLPNHVQMIAVVKANAYGHGDVQVARAALEAGATYLAVAFLDEAIALRNKGITAPILVLGASRPEDTSVAVKNNITLTVFRYEWLQQAKGMLGEGEKLSIHIKLDTGMGRIGVRSREELTSIEELLESSGCFLFEGIYTHFATADELEESYFRKQLSRFHELLSYLKVKPDLVHASNSAASFRFGEASFNAIRFGIGMYGLTPSLEMESVLPFPLQDAFSLHTRLIHVKKLEKGDSVSYGATYTAQGPEWIGTLPIGYADGWIRKLHGQEVLVEGKRVPIVGRICMDQCMIRLPKELPIGTLVTLIGEQQTEYISMNEIATKLETINYEVPCIISSRVPRIYKKYGKTIEQRNDILHSYV, encoded by the coding sequence ATGAGTCACAATACTTTGTTTTATCGAGATACATGGGCAGAAGTTCATTTAGATAAAATCATGTATAATGTTTCACAGTTAAAAAAACTTTTGCCGAATCACGTTCAAATGATTGCGGTTGTAAAGGCCAATGCATACGGTCACGGAGATGTACAAGTAGCGAGAGCTGCTTTAGAAGCTGGTGCCACCTACTTGGCCGTTGCGTTTTTAGATGAGGCCATTGCTCTAAGGAACAAAGGAATAACAGCCCCTATCCTTGTATTAGGAGCCAGTCGTCCCGAGGATACATCGGTCGCCGTTAAAAATAATATTACATTAACTGTATTTCGATATGAGTGGTTACAACAAGCAAAGGGAATGTTAGGTGAGGGAGAAAAATTATCTATTCATATAAAACTTGATACAGGTATGGGAAGAATTGGTGTTCGTTCAAGGGAAGAATTGACATCCATTGAGGAGCTACTAGAATCAAGTGGATGTTTTCTTTTTGAGGGAATTTATACTCACTTTGCTACAGCGGACGAGTTAGAAGAGAGTTATTTTCGAAAACAACTCTCGCGTTTTCACGAGCTTTTATCGTATTTAAAGGTAAAGCCAGACCTTGTCCATGCAAGCAACAGTGCAGCATCATTTCGCTTTGGTGAAGCTTCATTTAATGCCATTCGGTTTGGTATTGGGATGTATGGGTTGACTCCATCCCTAGAAATGGAGTCCGTGTTACCCTTTCCGTTACAGGACGCATTTTCACTTCACACCAGACTTATTCATGTAAAAAAGTTAGAAAAAGGGGATTCGGTTAGCTATGGTGCCACTTATACCGCTCAGGGGCCTGAGTGGATTGGCACGTTGCCAATTGGTTATGCGGATGGTTGGATTCGAAAGCTACACGGGCAAGAGGTGCTAGTTGAAGGGAAAAGAGTACCGATTGTCGGTCGAATTTGCATGGACCAATGCATGATTAGATTGCCTAAAGAACTTCCCATTGGAACCCTTGTTACGCTTATTGGAGAGCAACAAACGGAATACATTTCAATGAATGAAATTGCAACCAAATTAGAAACAATTAATTATGAAGTTCCTTGTATCATTTCAAGTCGTGTGCCTAGAATTTATAAAAAATATGGAAAAACGATTGAGCAAAGAAACGATATTTTGCATTCATATGTATAG
- the uvsE gene encoding UV DNA damage repair endonuclease UvsE, whose protein sequence is MIVRLGYVAMSVELQNASPSQTMTFKQFSQIPDREAAIQKLERIAKNNLTNCLRLLKHNVANEIHFFRFSSKLIPLANHEQLSDWKYMRPLKEILQEIGHYLQEHPIRVDFHPDHFVLLNSKSTDILNNSIKTLAMHEALLKGMGIDPEHRCVMHVGGAYEDKEKALEQFIHNWAYVPASIQRMIMLENDDTSFHLEHTLYLCEKLGIPIVFDYHHHLANHEKPEWEKEWDRVVSTWNLSKLPIKMHISSPKSEKEYRSHADTIDREMFLHFLHTIKGSVHEIHCMIEAKKKDAALFQLVEDLKGEKNITWLDQSSFEIQ, encoded by the coding sequence ATGATTGTTCGATTGGGGTATGTGGCAATGAGCGTAGAGCTTCAAAACGCTTCTCCATCACAAACAATGACCTTTAAGCAATTTTCGCAAATTCCGGACCGGGAAGCTGCTATTCAAAAGCTAGAGCGAATAGCAAAAAATAATTTAACCAACTGCTTACGACTTCTTAAGCATAATGTAGCAAATGAGATCCATTTCTTTCGCTTTAGTTCCAAACTGATTCCGCTTGCTAATCATGAGCAGTTGTCTGACTGGAAGTATATGAGACCGTTAAAAGAAATATTGCAAGAAATCGGCCACTATTTACAAGAGCATCCGATCCGTGTTGATTTTCATCCGGATCATTTTGTCCTGTTGAATTCGAAGAGTACCGATATATTAAACAATTCGATAAAGACTCTTGCGATGCATGAAGCATTGCTCAAAGGGATGGGAATTGACCCAGAGCATCGTTGTGTTATGCATGTAGGCGGTGCATATGAGGATAAAGAAAAAGCACTTGAGCAATTTATTCATAACTGGGCTTATGTGCCTGCCTCAATCCAGCGGATGATTATGCTTGAAAATGATGACACGAGCTTTCATCTCGAACATACGTTGTACCTATGTGAAAAGTTAGGGATTCCTATAGTGTTTGACTATCATCATCACTTAGCGAATCATGAGAAACCAGAATGGGAAAAGGAATGGGATCGGGTTGTCTCGACGTGGAATTTGTCCAAGTTACCCATTAAGATGCATATTTCTAGTCCGAAGTCCGAGAAGGAATACCGTTCCCATGCGGATACGATTGATCGAGAGATGTTCTTGCATTTTTTACATACGATTAAAGGTTCTGTTCATGAAATTCATTGTATGATTGAGGCGAAAAAGAAGGATGCTGCACTATTTCAATTAGTGGAAGACTTAAAGGGAGAAAAAAACATCACTTGGTTGGATCAATCGAGTTTTGAAATACAATAA
- a CDS encoding anti-sigma regulatory factor, translating to MGIQSCVKIINEWDIVAARQLGRNVAKELGFGTVDQARITTAISELARNIYLYAGQGQICIEKLYENGKAGLKVVAIDNGPGIKDIRQAMEDGYSTSGGLGAGLPGVKRLMDGFGINSTPGNGTEITATKWVR from the coding sequence ATGGGGATCCAATCCTGCGTAAAAATCATTAATGAATGGGATATTGTTGCAGCTAGGCAGCTAGGTAGAAATGTGGCAAAAGAGCTTGGATTTGGAACGGTAGATCAGGCTAGAATCACCACTGCTATTAGTGAATTAGCTAGAAATATTTATTTATACGCTGGTCAGGGCCAAATCTGCATTGAAAAACTATATGAAAACGGCAAAGCGGGATTGAAGGTAGTAGCCATAGACAATGGACCTGGTATAAAGGATATAAGGCAAGCAATGGAGGATGGATATTCAACATCAGGTGGTTTAGGGGCTGGATTGCCAGGAGTCAAACGCTTGATGGATGGGTTTGGGATTAACTCAACACCAGGTAATGGTACAGAGATAACGGCAACTAAGTGGGTGCGTTAG